The following is a genomic window from Schistocerca cancellata isolate TAMUIC-IGC-003103 chromosome 8, iqSchCanc2.1, whole genome shotgun sequence.
TAAATCAATTACGTAAGAGCGTCGTTTGACGCATCCTCTTCAGTATGTTCAGCTGGTAGTATTGTGTGGCCGTAGTGAGAAAGTTTGGAGCGTTTGTATAAAAAGACTTTGAGGCTCTCACAGTTTATCATTCGAAAGGGCAATCGTTAGCAGTAAGTAGCTGACTTTTATTCTTATACATCGTCTATGCtcctttcttgtatttcattttgcgTTTTGTAGCTTCCTCCGTTACCTCCCAAATAATAACCTCACTGTCAAGaaaattctataaattttctccCTAAAAATGGGCAAAAATAGATTTCCGTGTCCTGCTTAAGTTGAGGGTCGAAGCTAAGTTGCAGAAACAAGATCTTGAATTTGAAAGGAAACTGGACTCGCCTCCATTATAGGGTTATTCCCCTTTAGTCAGAGTGACATCGCGTTGCATTATGGGCTGGGAGACTCCCTAAGGGGATGTGCAGATGCCTGATTGGAAACACTCTCCAACTTCGCGTGCAACGGCGCCATTCCTTCGTGAACAGTGAATGCTGTGTCTGAAGGGTATATGCCTAGTGTATTTGACAATGAATGGTGCCTGTAGCGTTTTGAGTCATCTTTGTTTTGGAGAGGATGCAATGCTGTGTCGGCATGGCGTCTATTCTTTTAAATTGTCACTAATTGGGAGCTCGAGCATAGAGTCCATATGCGACGGACGATTCATCATAGCATCCCATATTCATTCCTGTGAAGGGGTTTGAAATTTAACGCAGTACGCTTCCGCGAAGTCTGACGATCAGGCATTGTCTCCCCCACCCCCTGGGGAGGCGACAATGACTTCTGACGCAGAAACACGGGACGAAGGCTTCTCCACgtcaaccaggattcgaacctttcaTTCCGGGTCAAATGATATCGCAAAGTCAAGATTTAGAAACGACAATATTTTTTCCCTGAACCGTTGAAAAATTTATTCACGATCGCTGTTTCGTCCTactgtgccattatcaagtgacagTTGCAACAATCTATATGGCCGCAGACTAGTTCAGCTTTCAAAATAtatactgttctcaaaaatttattaaaaattatttgtcaATGGCATTATAGGCCGAAACTGCAATGGTTTGTTGTCATGCATGTTTATTGGAATGCAAAGGCATGCCATATATACCTTGGCTACGGAAGCGGGTCTAAGATTATCAGAGGAAAGACTTGATAGTTTTGCTGTTGCAGCTATGCAGCTAGTTTCCGGTGCTCGTTTCATCGTTGACTTCCATAACTCCATGTCGCCAGTGCTAGTCTCAGTCTCCTGTGTAAGCGAAGAAGCAACGGTAGAAGTTATAGAGAATTAAACCACTTAAGGCTCACTCACCGACTCACTTTCCAGGAATACCGTACGGATTTCTCACACGTGGCGGCATTTTCTTGTGCAGATGATGACTTCCTCCCTGCTGCTGGTACCTCTGCTCCTGGCTGGGGCAGTCCTGGCCGACACCTGCACGCTGCCCGACGCCTCCACAGAGACCTTCAGCGTCACCACGGTGAGTCCCCGACACCTGGCAGTCTGCGCCTGGTCAGATGCAAAGTAACACCGTGCACGTTGTTCCCCTTATCTACACAAGTGTATCTTAATGTGGGGACTGTACTACCTACAAAGTACACCACTCACAGGGCACTGTCTCAATGCTCAGCGTTTGGTTCGAATGCTGTTCTTCACTTTCTTCTGTGTCATTGACCATCCTATATCGTCTCTTCCAGTTTGATTAAACTTTGACATTGGCCGTGGTAGACACTCACGTGACATCTCTCTGATATGGTctcaccattttttttcttgtaaaGCCTGATCTTATTACCGCATGTAATATCCTGCTGTTGTCCTCACATATAGTAGCTGTCTTACGTCTTCACTTCTCACTGTTCATGTTAACGTTAGTCCAATAATTTGTCAGAGATTTCTCATCTCAACTGCTTCAATTCAATAATCTTCTCCTTGGAATGatgttttcactaccatacacaagAACAGGATTGGCCAACATGTGTGGTTTCAGTGTTATCTCTTTCCCCATAATTCTGTCAAGATACCGCCATACACAACAATttacttttatgtattttttttctaaCCACAACTGAATTAGTTTTGCAGACAGATATTTATACCTCAAGGTATTTAGACGAATTTACTTTATCTGTTGTTATCCATCATTATTTTTGCTCTTCGTGAATGTTTCACTTCCACTGCCATTAGCTTTGTTTTGTTTACAGGCCATAAGTTTGCAAAAAGTTACTCAATGTAAACACGTATTCTCTTATAGTGCTTTCACTGTCTGCTAGGAGAACCTGGGCTTCAACAAATAAAACAGTGGTAACACGTTTGATCTTTCCCAGGTGAATCTCCTTGGAGGTTTCAGAATTCCATTAATCGATTACTCTAAAACTTCGTAGTTTCTATATGTCGAATGGTGATAGGCCACACACCTGTATTAGCCCCTGACTTACAGTCAAAAACTCTTCGTTTATAACAGTTTTAGACTTTTCGAACAGTGACCTAATGGCACTCAACAAATTCATAGTTTCATTCTAGTCCGTATTTCCACTTATTCATGCTTTCTGCCTTATCGTAGGTCTTCCCATAGTGTGGGAGAGGCAAAAATTAAAACGAATGTCCTTTTCTTCCAAGAACCAGCTTCACGAAGGCTGCAATGCTCCTCTCGTAAAGCTGTTTCTACTTTTCGTCGGTGTTTCCTTGTAATGACACATGAATATTTTTTCCAATGCTGTTCTACGTCTTTTAAAATGAATCTAGGCTGTGAGACAACTGGAGACGTGTTGTGTGTGGTCCGCAGGCCCACAAGAAGTGGTACCAGCAGTACCGCTACTCTTCGTCAGTCCTGGACCCCCTGGGCTGCCTCATCCTCACACAGGACCCTGGCGAGGCTGCTAACCAGATGACGCTCAGCGGTGCCTTCAGCCAGGACCCGACGTGAGTACCTCCATACTTGATACGTAGACTACGTCCGTTGCTATGGTGACGGAAATCTCTTACTATTGAGTCTTCCTCACACTTAGCTCGATGGTTAAGCACCAGACTACAAGACCAAAGCAACTTCAAATGCTGAATATGCCTGAGCCCCAGATCGGTACTCGAACCCGAAACCTTTTGCGTCTGAGGGCAATTGCTCAACTGAACTTATCGAGGCACGACTCACGAACTACATGAAAACTTTGCTTCTGACGATAATGTTGTAAGGCTGGTCGTGAATCTATCTGgatggcccgcgaaaggcaaaaaatTTCGGCGTAGGTGTATCGGCCTGCAATtcgttttaacctgtcaggaacttTCAGTTCATCGGACATTTCACATTCATTCTGGATAAAGATCTGAATTTCGCTCTGCAGTCGGTCCTAGGACTTTTTATGACACTTACTGCTTCTTTCACCTTCAGAAGCGTTGACTGTGACTGGGAGATCAAGCTGAACTGCAGGTCTCGCTATATCTCGATAACTTCAAAGGTCTGAAGAACGCAAGACAAAACCATTCCCAATAGCACCATGAAAAGTAAATCGTTGAGACTTTCAATGGTTCGGATTGTGGCCGTCATTATATACCTGAAAAACAAGCTGAAAATTGATATAAATCAACGATTTCTACTGTAGAAGAAATAAATATATAATCGACTACAAGTTCCTCTGAGGCCAAACCGTGGGAGAcctaaaatgatttagaaaaatgtGGGAAAACCTGTGTCAGTACATCACTTACAAAATTTCATCGCTACTCCTAAAGAATATGATTCGTGTTTTGTAACGATATGACACgacatgaaaaatttggagtaggaattaaaatccaagcagaataaataaaaactttaaagtatgacgatgacattgtagttctgtcagagacagcaaagggcctggaagaggagttgaacggaatggacagtgtcttcaaaggagaatataagatgaacattaacaaatgcaaaacgagaataatggaatgcagtcttattaaatcaggtgatgctgagggaattatattaggaaatgaggcatttaaagtagtagatgacttttgctacttagggagcaaaacaactgatgatggtcgaagtagataggataaaaaatgtagactggtaacggcaataaaagcgtttctgaagaagagaaattagttaacatcgagtatagatttaagagtcaggaagtcttttctaaaagtacttctatagagtgtagccatttatgattgtgaaacatggccgatacatagtttagacaagaagagaatagaatttttcgaaatgtggtgctacagaagagtgctgaagattagatgggttgatcacgtaagtaatgatgaggtattgaatagaattggggagaagaggaatttgtggtgcaacttgactggaagaaaagATCGGTTggcgggacatgttctgaggcatcaacgaatcacgaagttagtattggagagcagctggagggtaaaaatcgtagaggaagaccaagagatgaatacactaagcagattcagaaggatgtagggtgcagaagttacttggagatgaagaaacttgaccaggatagagtagcatggagagctgcatcagaccagtctcaggactgaagaccacaacaacaaaaacaacaacatgacCTCTACGACAACTGAGAAATACTGACAACTGACGAATATTGACAAACGAGAAATTACAAAAGTGGGGAATGTTCTGTAATGTAACGTCATCATCATTTATAATGTAAAGTGTCCAGTGTCAACACTAAGGCGCAGACGCAACCTGACAACAGTAGAACTGACGTTTTTACTTCCTTTAATTAGCAAGTGTATTTCATCAGTAATCATCAATTTGAGAAATGACTAATCTGGTGGAAAGAATAATATAGAATATAGAAAGATAATAATAGGAGTAGAAAAGGAACATATAAAACGATTTTTCAGTCGCTGTTACATTATAACAATTTTACCCAACAGGATAGGTTTAGAGACTTTCACCGACGGCTATGGTGCAAATAATTAATTTATGTGCCTAGTTAAGGTGCAATAGAATACCTATTACAAAGGTCTTAGTTCGTTAGCTAAAATCAAAAAATCATACCTTGTCCTGTATTCGCATTACTGTAATACATATGTGTAAATATACTGCTTTACAGTGAAACCAAAGCTTGTTATGAACACGTCGTTTCAGAGCTCCTGTCACCGCCGACGTCACTATCGAAGGAAACAGACTTCACAGTACCTACTACGGCACGTGTGAGTACCTGTCATAGAGCTTGCTAACAGTAATATATTCCATCGCCAAGTAATCAGATGCATTATTTATTGCTCTACAGTGATGAGACAAACTGAGAACAATGTCTAACTTGCGTTCGTCTACGATACATTTTTTGCTGTTCCATAATCTTATAAATGAGTTACCTACCAGTTTGACACGTATGTTCCAGACGGCGAAATGCTGACTGCTGAACGTAACCTCGTCTATGGAAGCGCAGACATCTTCATTGAACACTTCTGCATGGAAAGTGGCGGTAAGCTGCACATTTATGCCTCACGACTGTAGAAATCTTCTGTCATAAAGTTAGTGGTGCAGGTATATGTTTCCAACATCACTCGAATTGCATTAGGAAACTGAGATTCACATCTGTGCCTACTCAACAATATTCGAAGACTTACGGAACCTTTGGAACGAAAGCCTACGAAAGAGAAAAGCGTTTCCACAGTGTAACTCGTCTGTCGGGCAATTTGTCACACCGTATTTACAACTAGTTAGCAGGGGTATCTGCAGGAGTATTTTTGACGCTGTCACGTATATTTTTTGCGTAACAATGTGTCAGTTCAGAACGCTACAAGCATTGAATCTGAATTATCAATGTGAAGTAGACTGCATTAAAAATTCTGTTACTTTACTCTTATGTATGCAGGTGTCTGGTATTAATGATTTCGTTATTTTGTACAATGAACTAAGTAGCATTACCTTTTCTTATGATTCCAGACATTGAATCCAGACATATTATTCCAGACATGAAAGGTTTCATACAGCTATATCCATACTCTAATCTGCCTTTCACTGCGTGGCGGAGGGCTCTTTCCACATCACTAACagttctgcctgttcctgttccattcgcgacagATACTCCCGAAGAACGACCCTCTTTAAGCCTCCTTCTGAGATAGAATTTCCCTCTGCTATCACTGTCGTTATTCGAGCTTAAGAATGTAGATTGAAGATATTCATAGTCTCGAGATACATACTCATTTTTGATGCGAATAGTGAAAATGGTTCCAGGACTCATATCGTAAGACTCGCATGgaagtttcaatcaccagtgtACTGCGTAAGTTTGTTGAAGATGAGTGAATAGTTAACGACACTGACAGTATCAAATTACAGTGCTCCTCTTGACGTACTTACATCAAGACTATACATAGTGGCTGTGCGTTTTGAACATCTGGACATCGTCTCTATTAGAACGTAATTCAGAAAACCAAGTACGGATATTTGACTCTGTAACATCTGTGTAAGGTATAGGCATTTTAGAGGGAGACGGGTGATAAAATTAACTTTGGAAATCTAAACTCAATGAGGAAACCGAAAAACCTAAGTCCAATGGGGACAACAGACTTAAATTTACGCGGATACATCTGGACAATGTTTTCAGATGCTGCTGTTAAGGTTCTCATGCTGTATGTAAGCTACATGATTGAAGTAGGTATATTCCTTGTTTTTCTTTGTTCCTATTACCCGTTGCGTAGCTTTAACTCATACTTAACATTCTATGGAAAAACAGCTACACGTGTCGTATTATTTTTCCAACTTTTTCAGATGAGATGACATTCATCTTCACCACTGCCGAGAATCCGAGTGACGATCTGGTCAACCAGATATGGACTGAAGTCGACGCTCGCCCTGAAATCGACAGATCCAAATTCCAGAAAGTCAGTTGTTAACCGTTCTCgatcactgaacgtaaataaaagaaCTTCAGTATAAACTCTCATTTCGTTTAATTCTATTTCATACTCCTTACCTTTGTTGACGGTGTTTGGAATGTAAGTGCTTAACATCAGTTTTTGAAAGAGGATACTCTCCAAAGGAATGTATCGCCGATTAAGGAACTTTTATCATAATCTGCACCTCGACATTGTAAATAAACTTTAGTATCTCCTGCTACTTGAAGGAGAGGCAAGTTATTCGTGGTGTGGCTTCAGAGTTGCTGCAGATCTGAACCAGGTTGCCCAGCACAACACAGCTGACAGGACTCGTCATCATATCATAAAACGTCCCAATATACATTCTCTTTTAGTTACATGTCATTACTCTCATACATCACACACTAGGAATTTCTAAAACTTGACATCGTACAGTGAGGGAGACACGGAATATGTATTGCTTATTATGAATGTTAATGGTCTTGTGCGCAAAATGAAAACCTATGTTTTTTATTAGCAGCCAACCTCAGATCATGCACACACTATAAATGGTTCCTAAATATAGCTTTATGCACACCATCATCGTTACCAAGCGTAAAAAAGGATGGTTTCTAGCCAACAGAACCCCTTTATCTTCTAACTGTTATAACTTTACATTATAATCAAGACCACTGCAATTAATAATGCACTAAGGAAGTTAGTGAAATGATTGAATCATAGAGACGTGGCATTTTTGAGAAACGTCATACACACTTCTGTATAACTTACAAAATAAGTGAAACGAATATTTAGCCTGGTAAACGTGAGAGTGACCTATAGCAACGAGTTATAATTTTTGAAATACGAATTACTTTTTTCTGTAATGTGGATGATGTTCTGAAACCATGGACGTTACAGCTGAGATCAAATTTCTATCAGTTTCAATTACGGAGCTCGACATGTTCAGAGTTTTAGTCGTGgttgcaacgtgctgtacataaGTGGCTGTGTCCAGATGTATGCTCTGGTAGCGGAATGTTCTATTAAATAAGCTGTTCAAACAAGTGGCCATTTTCCGGAAAGAACAACTAAATGCGTCTTCTAAACGAGATGCAGATGAAGCGGAAGTTGCTGGTGCCACTGAGCaaaaagcttcctcgatgcgctgctTGAACTCGTCTGGAGTACTAAGGAATAGCTCGCTCAATCCCCTTCatttatctcgtgagattttttgaTGCGGAGATTTCTGAAGAATCGTAATTATCTCCTAACCCGCAATCACAAATTAATCTGAACTTGGCACCGAGAGCCATCTGACAGAGAGAGGCACATTTCTTACAAAAAACGGTTATGTCATCAGCAATAGACGTAGTGGAGTGTGATTTGCTACATGAGCGCATTTCCAGATCCGTTGATAGGAAATTTTATTCACTCAATTACTCTATCGGCATCTGAAGAAGAGGGTGTAAGCTATCGTACTAGTTACAGAATATATTGAAAATAGTGATCCTAACGCATGCTTCAGTTTATAATATATTAAGTAGCTGAGTATCCAGTGTTGCCTgggtacgtatttattccaatcttctatcagtacatctcctccttccctctttctgtgcttctcccactcccccccccctaaccatctcctccttctcctctctctgttcatctgctcctatCCCTCTCTGCCCATGTGATCCTTcatcctctgtccatctcttcctcgacTCCAAGTCAATCTCAATCTCCCCTCTATTTTCTCCTCACTTCCACTAAGCCATCTCCTACTCCCCATTTCTTcgtccacctcctcctgcccctctctctgttcatctcgctTTTGCcctcttcctctgtccatcttGTCTTCCCTACCTCTCTACCATGTCCCAGatctcgctgtccatctcctcctcctcctcttctctctctgaCTATTTCTTTCTCCCCTCTATCTGTCCTTTGCTCCTCCCTCCTTATCGTCCATCTCatgtccctgtccatctcctcccctttcctttcagtGCCATCTTGTCATCCCCTCTCTCCGTtcctctccttctctttcctttaccTGGCACTTTTCTTCTCTCCTCTTTCCGTCCATCTCCTTCTCGCCCCACGCAATCCATCTATTCCTCTTCCCTCCCTAAGTTCGTTTCCTCCTCttcactttctctatctcctcatctcTCCTCGGTCTGTGAATCTcctcattttctttccatttccctctcccctctctcgTCTATCTGCTCCACCCCCTACAATGTACATCTCCTCCACTTTCATCGTTCAACTCTTCCTCACCTACTCTCtcatcactttttcaccctcacgtCAATAGGAGGTTTCTGGTTCTTACCCCCACTGCTCTCCACACGTTGATATTTTAGACAGTAAGTGACATTtgtaacaaatttggttgaaatcagccCAGTGGCTTAGGATtgtaaatactatgggttattattattgtttaattatcaACTAGAATCTACTTGGCACATTAGCTAGCTAAAGTCCGGAGCTGATGAGAAGTTCGAGCCCATATTGCTCCAAACCttgtcagttggggagagatccggtgacctggtcaagacagagtttggaatacacgaagacaagcagtagaaaccctagAAACCGTCGCCCAGTgctggtgggcattatcttgctgaaatgtaagcccaggatggcatgtCATCGAAGGAAACAAAACGGGACATAAAATAttgtcgacttaccgctgtgcttaAAGGGTTCCGAGTATGACAATGAAATAAAATGGTGtctcagatcatcactcctggttgttgtgcCATATGGCGGGCAATAGTCAGTTTAGTATCCCACTATTGTTCGGGGCGTCTCAAattacgtcttcgctggtcataagGGCTTAATTCGAGGCGGTatattcactgaaaacaattctacttcACTCAGTGAGAATCCAGGCAGAATGTGCAAGACACCACAGCAATCGGGCTTGTTGATATATACAGTTCAACGGCATTCGCTGCAAGGAGCACCGTAAGGTCGGCCTAATTTCTGTGAGCCGCCTTGTAACGCTGTTTGTCGTCAATGAAGCGCCAGCTGCACGTTTGATAGATGATAATGCTGAATCCACGACTTTGAGTACGTCTCTGACGATGGCTTGGACCCCACGTTATGTTGTCTATCTAGACAGACCACTGCCTACTTGACACTGTACTCAACCTTGTACCAACTATTCCTGCCAAAATCGtccaatagtggcatcgctcctattcaaacgtCGAGCAATTCGCCGcttactccaactggcttctttgagcccaactacatgtcCTCTGTCAAACGCTGACATCTGCGTTCATTGTTCAAGCATCTGTCTGAGGGCCATAACTATTGTCCACCTGACTACCCGGAATGATATCCTCTAAGAAATTATGATCTAGTATCCACATGCCCCCGTTTACTATACTTGCGAGCTGTGAAGTGGAACTGCGCTACGCGTCCCACATTTAGCCATCGGCAGTCAAAGTTTTCAGTTCTACATTTTCCGTCAGTATTGTAGATTATCAGTTTGTGAGCAATTtgcgtaactccttcgtggtgcatcgctttttttgtcttagaacgtATTAATCAAAGGCCTTAATTTGGCGAACGAAGTTCTGACAAGATACATCTGGAGCACCAGAACTGAATTATAGACTGCTATAAAACAGGCAAAGTAAGAGTACCTAAGCCcggccggttggccgtgcggtctaacacacggctttccgggcggaaaggagcgcctggtccccggcacgaatccgcccgacggatttgtgtcgaggtacggtgaaccggccagtctgtggatggtttttaggcggttttccatctgcctcggcgaatgcgggcgggttccccttattccgcctcagttacactatttcggcgattgctgcgcaaataagttctccacgtacgcgtacaccaccattactctaccacgcaaacataggggttacactcgtctggtgtgagacgttccctggggtgtccaccgggggccgaaacgcacaataaccctgggttcggtgtggggcgtcggaggggtgaattggactgcggtagtcgtcgtagggttgtggaccactgcggctgcggcggggacggagcctctccgtcgtttctaggtccccggttagcatACAACAATACAACATACAAGAGTATCTAAGcgtttgaaatttgttacagaagggTATTGAAAATGAAATGGCCTGACGAGAAATgcaattttttgagtcatcagtcttcttctcACTGATTTGATGCAACCACCACAGATTCCTCgcttgtgtcaacctcttcaccccagagtagcaacctacgtcctcagttatctgctggatgtattccaatctctgtattactctatagtttttgccctctgcaattCCTTCTTGTGCCATGGgtgtcagtccctgatgtcttatgccctatcatcctgtcccttgtccttgcCAGTgtcttccaaatattcctttcctctccgattctgtgcagaacatcctcattccttaccttatcaacccacccaattttcaacattcgtctgtagcaccacatctcaaatgcttcggttctcttctgttaagACAttaccatagtccatgtttcactaccatacaattctgcaaTCAGAACGTATATTCTCTCAAATTTATTCGTCAAATTaaagcctacgtttgatactagtagacttcttttggcaaggactgccctttttgccagtgctagtcttcttttgatgtccttcttgctccgtccgtcattggttagtttgttgcgtaggtagcagaattccttaacttcatctacttcgtgaccgtcaatccagacgtcaagtttctcgctgttctaatttctactacttcgcattactttcgtctttcttcgatttactctcagtccatattctgtaatcattagattattcattccattcagcatataatgcaattcttcttcactaccACTCAGTTtatcaatgtcatcagagaatcgtatcattaacaccctttcaccttgaatttcaattccactcgtgaaccttggTTTTATTTTCAGTGTTCATTTTTCGATGTACATAATgaccagtaggggtgaaagactacatctctgtcatacaccctttttaatcagagcatttcgttcttcgtcgtccactcttattattccctcttggttcttctgcatattgtatattacccgtctctccctatagcttacaactgtttttatcagaatttcgaacatctcgcactaTTTTACGCTGTCGAACGCATTTTCTAGGCCGATAAGTCCTATGAACGtatactgatttttctttagtcttgcttccattatcaagcgcaacattAGAATTGCCTCAATGGTGCCTTTACCtcccctaaagccaaactaatcgtcatctaacacatcctgtactctcttttccattcttctgtaaattattcttgttccAAATTTGATGTATGAATTGTAAAACTgaatgtgtgataattctcgcacttgtcagctcttcaatcttcggaattgtgagaaTGATATCTTtttgaaagtcagacggtatattgccagagtcatacattctacgcacaacagtgaatagtcgttttgttgctactttccctaatgattttagaaattctgatcgaaagtattgatcccttctgccttatttgaacttaagtcctccaaagctctcttgaatGCTGATTCTACTACTAGATATCCGCACTCTCATcaacatttaaaagtggaattcttgTTCCACTCTTTGATGCtattacccttgcttttaatttcaccgaatgttgttttgactattatatatgctgagt
Proteins encoded in this region:
- the LOC126094794 gene encoding uncharacterized protein LOC126094794, yielding MMTSSLLLVPLLLAGAVLADTCTLPDASTETFSVTTAHKKWYQQYRYSSSVLDPLGCLILTQDPGEAANQMTLSGAFSQDPTAPVTADVTIEGNRLHSTYYGTYGEMLTAERNLVYGSADIFIEHFCMESGDEMTFIFTTAENPSDDLVNQIWTEVDARPEIDRSKFQKVSC